The region GATTAATTGTTTATTTGCCCCTGAAATTGGGCTTTCTTCTTTCAAAGAACGCTGCAAATCCTTCTCTGACATCCTGTGTGGCCGTCACAAGGCCGAAGTATGCTGATTCGAGAGCCTGTCCCGTCTCAACGGGTAGCTCGTAGCCGAAGTTGATGGCGTACTTTGCAAGTCTGAGAGCAACCGGTGCCCCCTCAGCAAGCCTCTTTGCGAATGCCATGACCTCATCCCAGAGCTTCTCTGGCTCCACGGCTTTATTCACGAGCCCGATTCTCTCTGCCTCTTCTCCGCTGATTCTTTCGGCGAACATTATCAGCTCCTTGGCTTTAGCTATTCCAAGAATCTTCGCCATCCTCTGTGTGCCGCCCCATCCCGGAATGAGTCCAAGTGCCGTCTCTGTAAGGCCAATCTGTGCGTTCTTTGCCATTATTCTGAAATCACATGCAAGTGAAAGCTCGCATCCGCCTCCAAATGCGTATCCGTTTATCGCTGCTATCACAGGCTTGGGGAACTTCTCTATTGTGGTGAATGTTTCCTGCCCCTTTGCGGCAAGGAGCATTGCGACAGGCGGGTTGAGCACATCATCTGTTCCGGCAGCCTGCAGGTCAAGTCCCGCTGAGAATGCCTTACCCTCTCCTGTTATTATGACTACTCTGACCTCATCGTCGAACTCCAGTTCTGCAAAGGCTCTCTTAAGCTCATCGAGAAGTTCGAGTGTTATTGCGTTCAGCCTGTGCGGTCTGTTAAGCACGACCTTGGCAATGCCACCTTCGAGCTTCTCTATTCTGATGTTCTGGTAGGTTCCTGCCTCATACTTGTAAAATCCTTCCCCGCTTTTCTTTCCGAGTTTGCCTTCAGAAACGAGTTTCTTCAGATATTCAGACGGTTTGAGGATTTCGTAGCCCTTCTCCTTGTATATCTCCTCAGCCTTTGCAAGCACGATATCGAGCCCGATCTCATCGGCCAGTTCAAGAGGTCCTTTCGGCATGTTTGTACCGAGCTTCATGGCCGTGTCAATTTCCTTAGCATCAGCAACGCCCATCTCTATGAGTCCTGCGGCGATGTTAACCATTGGAGCGATAATTCTCAGGCCGTCGTACTTCCCTGCCTTCTCCTTGGGTATCTTTGGCCTACCGGCTCTCCAGTCGTAGAATCCTCTGGCGGTCTTCATTCCCAGCTCCTTGTTGTTGAACTTCTCCTCGAGGAGCTTGGACTTCGGAACAATTGACCACTGCTGGCCTGCAAAGTAGAGGATGTCAAGTCCCACAAAGTCTGCAAGCTCAAGTGGTCCCATTGGCATCTTGTACTCGTAGAGCAGTGCTGCATCGATTTCTTCAGGTTCAGCAACGCCCTTCTCGACATCATCAATTGCGAGAACAAGGTATGGTACCAGGCATCTGTTGACTATGAATCCCTCAACGTCTTTCTTGACGACAACAGGAATCTTTCCGATGCTTTTAACGAATTCCACGGCAGCATTAACGGTATCGTCGTTCGTCTGCTCGCCCCTTATAACCTCGACAAGTGCCATTACTGGTACGGGGTTGAAGAAGTGCATTCCCACAAATCTTTCAGGCCTGTCCGTTGCCTTTGCAAGCTCGGTTATGCTCAAACCGGATGTATTTGAGGCAAGGATTGCCTTTTTGTTAAGCTGGCACACTTCCTGGAATACCTGCTTTTTGATGTCCATTACCTCAGGGACGGCCTCGATAACGAGGTCCGCATCTTCAACAGCCTCTTTCATGTCTGTTGTGAAGTGCAATCTTGATGTGATTTCCTTGTATTTTGGAAGGCTGATTTTTCCCTTGTTTACAGCTTTTCTCAGGTTTTTCTCGATTGTCTGCTTCCCTTTTTGAATGAACTCTTCTTTAATGTCTCTAACCCAGACTTCATAACCTGCCTGGGCCACAACCTGTGCAATTCCCGAACCCATTGCTCCCGCGCCGAGGACGGCAACCTTCTTTATCTCCATTCTATCACCCCTCAACAGGAACGATTTCGTACATCAGGTAGCCTTCCTTTCTTTTAGCGATTTCGATTTTTACCCTCTGGCCGGGTCTGACCTTCTGGGGGTCTCCTCTGAGCCATGCAGTAATCCTGACACCGTCGTCGAGTTTTGCAATCGCAACCGTGTATGGCTCGTAGGCTGAGAAGCTTGGGGGCCTGACGAATATGACTGTCAGGGTTTCAAGCACACCCTCTTTCTTCAGCTCGAACCACTCCATGTCGCTGTCCATGCATGTTGGACAGTCTTTTTGCGGAGGGAAGAACAGCTCTCCGCACTTCTTGCACTTGGTGGCGAGAAGCTTGCCATCTCTCAATCCTTCAAAGAATTCCTGAATGTTTTCGATTGATATTATGTACTTCAGGTGGAGTTCTCTCATGTCGACCCACTGAAGGGCCCCGCTTTTCTCATCTATTGCTACCGGAAATCCGTATTCCTTAATATTTGTTTCAGCAGCTTTTCTCAAATCTTCCATACCTCATCACCTCGGCTTTTCAAGCCCGTATATCGTAACATAGCTGTAATGACCTGTTCCACCAACATTGTGAGCGAGATATCTTCCGTTCTTCACGTCAACCTGTCTGCCGTTCTCCGCCTTGCTGAGAAGCTGTTTCCATGCCTCAACTGCCTGACTAACACCAGTAGCACCAATCGGGTGACCCTTGGCCTTCAGACCGCCGTCAACGTTGACCGGTATTCTTCCACCTATGTATGTCTGCTCCTCTCTCACAAGCTGCACACCCTCTCCTCTCTTGGCGAATCTCAGATCCTCATAAGCGATAACCTCGGCTGCTGTGAAGCAGTCATGGACGTCTGCTCCATCAATGTACTTGTATGGGGCATCTATATCTATCCCCGCCTTCTTGTAGGCGACCTCAGCAGCATATGATGCTGACTTCAGGGAAGTGAAGCTCTCTCTTCTGCTGAGGTTGGCTGTTCCGGTGCCAACACCCTGGCTGTGTATCCAGATCTTTTCCTCGATGCCCCACTCCTTTACCTTTTCCTCACTTGCAAGAATTACGGCTGCTGAACCATCTGTTATCGGAGAGCAGTCAAATAGCTTGAATGGCCAGGCCACGTACGGGGCGTTGAGTGCCTGTTCAAGCTTTATTTCTCTCTGGAACTGGGCGTAGGGGTTTTTGGCTCCGTAGTGGTGGTTCTTCACAGCCACCTTTGCGAAATCTTCTTCGGTTGCCCCATACTTTGCCATGTATGCTGTTGCGTGAATTGCATAGTATCCGGGGAACGTGAGGCCGAGATTTTCAAACTCCCAGAAATAGCTCCCGAATCTTCCGATCAGCTCTATGACTGTTGGGTTTGGAGACTCCTGCATCTTCTCAACGCCGAGAATAAGCACAACGTCTGCCTCGCCGCTTTCGATTGCTGTGTATCCAACCCTGATTGCGGCATTTCCTGTGGCGCATGCAGCCTCAACCCTCATGCTCCCAACATTCTCAAATTTACCGTATTCGTACATCAGGGCAGGTACTGCTGCTTCGCTGCTCCACATGCCGGCATTGCCCACAACCATAAAATCGATGTCCTTCTGTTCCACGTTTGCTGTCTGCATTGCCTGTTTAATGGCTTCCCATGCAAGTTCTGGCATGTTAACGTCTTTTCTTGTGCCGAACTTTGTCTGTCCGGCGCCAATAATTGCAACTGCCATAGTTATTTGTAACATTAGTTCATTATATAAGCCTTTTGACGCTGTCCGGGCTTTTTCACCTCGAAAAAAATGGAAAACGTTTTATTTTGGCCAAATCTGTCATGAATTTTAAGATTTTTTCAAATTTTCTTTTAAATATTTTACTATGTTTTGACGGAGCCGTTAAACAAATTATCCAACCGAAAAAAATTATATACTCCGAAATACACTAAATCTTCACGTTTGATTGTGAGGTGGTGTTATGGCGATAAGCTTTCAGTTTACGGAGGAACAGGAGGATATAAGGAGGGCTGCAAGGGAATTTGCTGAAAAGGAATTCACACCGGAGCTTGCGATAGAGTGTGACAGAGAAGAGAAGTTTCCGAAGGAGCTTTTCAAAAAGTGTGCAAAGCTCGGGTTCCATGCAGTGTCAATTCCTGAGGAGTACGGCGGCGGTGGCTACGGGCCAATTGAGCAGATGATTGTGATGGAAGAGTTCTCGGCTGTCAACCCCGGCCTCGGCCTTGCGTGCCTCCTCCCAACGTTTGGAGTTGAGATTCTCCTTCTGCACGGCAGTGAGGAGCAGAAAGAGCAGTACGTTACGAAGGTCGCCAGGGGCGATGCAATAATGGGCATGGCAAACACGGAACCTGATGCGGGCAGCGATTCAGCGAGCATCAAGACAAGGGCTGTTAAGGACGGCAATGAGTGGGTGCTAAATGGCACAAAGCAGTTTATATCCAATGGTTCGATAGCAGACTTCATCCTTGTAACTGCAAGAACAAGCGAGCTGGAAAGCTTTGAGACGAGACACAGGGGAATAAGCTACTTTATCGTTGAGACTGACAGGGAGGGCTATAAAGCGGACAAGATAAAGGGCAAGATGGGTATAAGAGCCACAGACACAGCAGAAGTGAGCCTGAGCAACGTCAGAGTGCCGTCAGACAACCTCGTCGGTGAGGAGGGCAAGGGCTTTTACTACATGATGGAGTTCTTCGACATCAGCAGAGTCTGGGTGGCTGCTCAGGCAGTTGGAATTGCGAGGGGCGCATTGAAGCTTGTCATCGATTACGTAAAGCAGAGGAAGGCATTTGGAGTGCCTCTGGCAGCCTTCCAGTACATTCAGTTCAAGATTGCCGAGCTTGCGACCAAAATCGAGGCGGCAAGAACCCTCACATACAGAGCAGCAGCGCTTCAGGTTGAGCAGGGTAAGCCAGACAACACCCTTTCAGCCATGGCGAAATGGTATGCTGGAGAGGTTGCTGTCGAAACGGCCAACTGGGCGCTGCAGTTCCATGGAGGCTACGGCTACATCGATGAGTATCCGGTGAATCAGTTCTACAGGGATGCCAAGATTACTGAAATATATGAGGGAGCTAAAGAAGTCGAGAAACTCATAATTGCAAGGAATCTGTTCGGATTCAAAGGTCGCTGATTTTCTCAAAACCCTTTTTTAATTTTTTGTAGGTTTCCTCAACAGCCTCCGGTATCACCCGCACATCTGCAAGCACAGGCAT is a window of Geoglobus acetivorans DNA encoding:
- a CDS encoding enoyl-CoA hydratase-related protein — encoded protein: MEIKKVAVLGAGAMGSGIAQVVAQAGYEVWVRDIKEEFIQKGKQTIEKNLRKAVNKGKISLPKYKEITSRLHFTTDMKEAVEDADLVIEAVPEVMDIKKQVFQEVCQLNKKAILASNTSGLSITELAKATDRPERFVGMHFFNPVPVMALVEVIRGEQTNDDTVNAAVEFVKSIGKIPVVVKKDVEGFIVNRCLVPYLVLAIDDVEKGVAEPEEIDAALLYEYKMPMGPLELADFVGLDILYFAGQQWSIVPKSKLLEEKFNNKELGMKTARGFYDWRAGRPKIPKEKAGKYDGLRIIAPMVNIAAGLIEMGVADAKEIDTAMKLGTNMPKGPLELADEIGLDIVLAKAEEIYKEKGYEILKPSEYLKKLVSEGKLGKKSGEGFYKYEAGTYQNIRIEKLEGGIAKVVLNRPHRLNAITLELLDELKRAFAELEFDDEVRVVIITGEGKAFSAGLDLQAAGTDDVLNPPVAMLLAAKGQETFTTIEKFPKPVIAAINGYAFGGGCELSLACDFRIMAKNAQIGLTETALGLIPGWGGTQRMAKILGIAKAKELIMFAERISGEEAERIGLVNKAVEPEKLWDEVMAFAKRLAEGAPVALRLAKYAINFGYELPVETGQALESAYFGLVTATQDVREGFAAFFERRKPNFRGK
- a CDS encoding OB-fold domain-containing protein, which codes for MEDLRKAAETNIKEYGFPVAIDEKSGALQWVDMRELHLKYIISIENIQEFFEGLRDGKLLATKCKKCGELFFPPQKDCPTCMDSDMEWFELKKEGVLETLTVIFVRPPSFSAYEPYTVAIAKLDDGVRITAWLRGDPQKVRPGQRVKIEIAKRKEGYLMYEIVPVEG
- a CDS encoding thiolase domain-containing protein — its product is MAVAIIGAGQTKFGTRKDVNMPELAWEAIKQAMQTANVEQKDIDFMVVGNAGMWSSEAAVPALMYEYGKFENVGSMRVEAACATGNAAIRVGYTAIESGEADVVLILGVEKMQESPNPTVIELIGRFGSYFWEFENLGLTFPGYYAIHATAYMAKYGATEEDFAKVAVKNHHYGAKNPYAQFQREIKLEQALNAPYVAWPFKLFDCSPITDGSAAVILASEEKVKEWGIEEKIWIHSQGVGTGTANLSRRESFTSLKSASYAAEVAYKKAGIDIDAPYKYIDGADVHDCFTAAEVIAYEDLRFAKRGEGVQLVREEQTYIGGRIPVNVDGGLKAKGHPIGATGVSQAVEAWKQLLSKAENGRQVDVKNGRYLAHNVGGTGHYSYVTIYGLEKPR
- a CDS encoding acyl-CoA dehydrogenase family protein, which codes for MAISFQFTEEQEDIRRAAREFAEKEFTPELAIECDREEKFPKELFKKCAKLGFHAVSIPEEYGGGGYGPIEQMIVMEEFSAVNPGLGLACLLPTFGVEILLLHGSEEQKEQYVTKVARGDAIMGMANTEPDAGSDSASIKTRAVKDGNEWVLNGTKQFISNGSIADFILVTARTSELESFETRHRGISYFIVETDREGYKADKIKGKMGIRATDTAEVSLSNVRVPSDNLVGEEGKGFYYMMEFFDISRVWVAAQAVGIARGALKLVIDYVKQRKAFGVPLAAFQYIQFKIAELATKIEAARTLTYRAAALQVEQGKPDNTLSAMAKWYAGEVAVETANWALQFHGGYGYIDEYPVNQFYRDAKITEIYEGAKEVEKLIIARNLFGFKGR